The genomic region TGACCGATACCGGTCGCGTGCGTCCCCATAATGAAGACTGTGTCTATCTGGACGAGCGCCTGCGCTATGCGGTGCTCGCCGACGGCATGGGCGGCGCCAACGCCGGTGAAGTGGCCAGCGCGCTGGCGGTGGATTGTTTTCGCGCTGCGCTCGAAGAATTGTCCGATGCCGATTTCGCCAGCCGCAAAACCGTGCTCGACACTTTGCATCACGCCATCGAAGATGCCCACGCACAAATTCTCGACCAGGCTCGGGAAAACCCGGCTTGCGCCGGTATGGGCGCAACCGTGGTTGCCGCAGCCATCGTCAACCAGCATTTACTGTTTGTTCATGCCGGTGACTCACGACTCTATCGTTTCCGTAACGGCAAACTGGAACAGCTGACACGGGATCATTCACTTGTCCAACAACAGTTCGAGCTCGGCTTGATCCGCAGCGAAGAACGCCGCACCTCTCCGCAGAAACACATCATCACCCATGCACTTGGCGTTGACCTCGGCAGCGATATCGCCTGGGACGAAACCGAGCTGCAAGCCGGTGATCAAATACTGCTGTGTTCGGATGGCTT from Permianibacter aggregans harbors:
- a CDS encoding Stp1/IreP family PP2C-type Ser/Thr phosphatase, which translates into the protein MPPLVVQGHAMTDTGRVRPHNEDCVYLDERLRYAVLADGMGGANAGEVASALAVDCFRAALEELSDADFASRKTVLDTLHHAIEDAHAQILDQARENPACAGMGATVVAAAIVNQHLLFVHAGDSRLYRFRNGKLEQLTRDHSLVQQQFELGLIRSEERRTSPQKHIITHALGVDLGSDIAWDETELQAGDQILLCSDGLTDMLDDDGIATLLATGETSLSEKTETLVAQANANGGRDNISVVLLRISHDTGTDELSFFQRQWQKLIQKSKR